From Ruegeria sp. YS9, one genomic window encodes:
- a CDS encoding phosphoglycerate kinase translates to MGLDQYAYLKTPESGDEGESPKFVWRKHSKLQTFMEALYTERTGLSASDLNCGELRLETADIDTLEQAVKGSALPHCEGGFFYGHQFQDEQATEYRDYDLEFCAWARAEIEAGSTVIYSCWW, encoded by the coding sequence ATGGGCCTTGATCAATACGCATATCTCAAAACCCCCGAAAGCGGAGATGAAGGCGAAAGCCCGAAATTCGTCTGGCGCAAGCATTCCAAGCTGCAGACCTTCATGGAGGCGCTCTACACCGAGCGGACCGGGCTTTCGGCGTCCGATCTGAATTGCGGCGAGTTGAGGTTGGAGACCGCCGACATCGACACGCTGGAACAGGCGGTGAAGGGAAGCGCCCTGCCCCATTGCGAGGGTGGCTTTTTCTACGGCCATCAGTTCCAAGACGAGCAGGCCACCGAATACCGCGACTACGATCTCGAGTTCTGCGCTTGGGCGCGGGCCGAAATCGAAGCCGGATCGACCGTGATCTATTCCTGCTGGTGGTAA